TGACATGGCAGCACGTTCCCTGTAATATAGAGAAATAGAAATCTATCACAGGTATTAATCGATAAAGGAGCTTGTCCTATGCCATATATCATATATGATCTTGAATTCACGGTAAGCCGCAATACTCGTTATTCTTCTGAAATTATTGATATCGGTGCCGTTAAAGTTACGGAAAGTGCGGATGGATTGGTCGTAACGGATACGTTCCATACGTATGTTCGTCCTTCCAATAAGTCTGTTCTGTCCACTGACACGATTCAGTTTACAGGTATCACGCAGAAAGATATTGATGCAGCCCCCCTTTTTCCGGCAGCACTGAATCAATTCATCGCCTGGATGGGAAGTGACCCCTATTACATGTGTTCCTGGGGACCCGATGACCGCAGCAAACTGATCTCTCATTGTCGCACCCATCAACTTGATGTGGCCTGGATCACCAATCATAACGATCTCCAGCAACAATGGTCCCGCACCGTTCGTAAAGAAGGCAAGTTCCGTCAACTCGGACTCGCTCAGGCTCTTGAAATCTGCGGAATTGAATTTGATGGTACCCAACACCGTGCCTTGGATGATGCCATCAATACAGCCAAGGTGTTTATGCATCAATTTGATCGCTTCACGCTGGAAAACAATTGTGCAGCGGATGATGAGGGCATTGCATCCAAGGTCGTCTATTCCAGCTCCACAGAAGATGAAGAGAAAGAATCACCTTTTGGCAACCTGGCAAGCCTATTCAAAACCAAAGAGTAGCCAACCACAGCTCTGAATTTTTTGGTGTTCTAACTTCTGTGTTCTTGCTTCAAATGGCATACTAACCTCAATTTCTGTCGTACATTTGTTGCCAACTGTTCAGGCGTTCCTTCATCCTGATGCGGCAGATCTCGGGTTCGATGATCTCCGCATCAGGTCCATATTTAGATACCCATACGAGAATCTCCTCAACATCACTTAATATGGCTTCAAATACCAGGCTACCTTCCGGTTCAATGGTTAAGATGGGGCTTATGCAGAATTGCTCCTGCATCACACGCTCCACAGCATGGGGTGCAAATCGAATTTTGAACGCTGTCCACTCCGTACTTCCCTCGTATGCCCAAGGAATGCGGAAGTGCGATT
The nucleotide sequence above comes from Paenibacillus sp. W2I17. Encoded proteins:
- a CDS encoding 3'-5' exonuclease, with product MPYIIYDLEFTVSRNTRYSSEIIDIGAVKVTESADGLVVTDTFHTYVRPSNKSVLSTDTIQFTGITQKDIDAAPLFPAALNQFIAWMGSDPYYMCSWGPDDRSKLISHCRTHQLDVAWITNHNDLQQQWSRTVRKEGKFRQLGLAQALEICGIEFDGTQHRALDDAINTAKVFMHQFDRFTLENNCAADDEGIASKVVYSSSTEDEEKESPFGNLASLFKTKE